Proteins from a genomic interval of Cyanobium sp. AMD-g:
- a CDS encoding Coq4 family protein codes for MHRFQLSLQALGQARQLIAVGRSQGDLGRIADLVDSFLDTPQMEACIARFRALPGGAAMMDERYPPLQPDLERLEALPEGSLGHSYASLIRRFNYDPEFFRPRPIDTEGRWLTQRIATTHDIHHVVSGFGTTPVGENGVLAITATQIGFPAYVSLTHAAQIAGFRFKLDGYESLSRSISHGTTIGFAARPFATVRWEEGWELPVAEWRQRLGVTLPADDAPYGANAS; via the coding sequence ATGCATCGCTTCCAGCTCTCCCTTCAGGCCCTGGGCCAGGCCCGCCAGCTGATCGCTGTGGGCCGCAGTCAGGGGGATCTTGGCCGGATCGCCGACCTGGTCGACAGCTTCCTGGACACGCCCCAGATGGAGGCCTGCATCGCCCGCTTCCGGGCCCTGCCGGGCGGGGCGGCGATGATGGACGAGCGCTATCCGCCCCTGCAGCCGGACCTGGAGCGGCTCGAAGCGCTGCCGGAGGGGAGCCTCGGCCACAGCTACGCCTCTCTGATCCGCCGCTTCAACTACGACCCCGAATTCTTCCGCCCCCGCCCCATTGACACCGAGGGCCGCTGGCTCACCCAGCGGATCGCCACCACCCACGACATCCACCATGTGGTCAGTGGCTTCGGCACGACGCCGGTGGGCGAGAACGGCGTGCTGGCCATCACCGCCACCCAGATTGGCTTCCCCGCCTACGTGAGCCTCACCCACGCGGCCCAGATCGCCGGGTTCCGCTTCAAACTCGACGGCTACGAAAGCCTGAGCCGGTCCATCAGCCATGGCACCACGATCGGCTTCGCAGCCCGTCCCTTCGCCACGGTTCGCTGGGAGGAGGGCTGGGAGCTGCCGGTGGCGGAGTGGCGGCAGCGGCTGGGGGTGACCCTGCCGGCCGATGACGCCCCCTACGGAGCGAATGCCAGCTGA
- a CDS encoding urease accessory protein UreD, protein MKLTAPAPWRAQARLRFETSDGAFGATRHQGGATAPLKIQRAFAAADGRCELPLLHTGGGLVGGDELAISAELGAGSRALITSVAAQKVYGTVGRSRRVPAGSWTHQTLDFRLAAGADLEWLPQELVVFRDGLFQQICRVELADGASWLGAEVVRLGRSADGETLGSGRWRSLLEIRRQGQWELVDRLELGGASLESPHGLGGQPVFASLVWAAPAPVGESLLEACRAERHGLEGEMACGRLERGLVARYRGRSTQAARFWFTRIWARIRSERGLAAPVLPRVWPFQEQPLDQEPLLATAARSW, encoded by the coding sequence ATGAAGCTCACCGCTCCCGCCCCCTGGAGAGCCCAGGCCCGGCTCCGTTTCGAGACCAGCGACGGCGCCTTTGGTGCCACCCGGCACCAGGGCGGAGCGACGGCACCGTTGAAGATCCAGCGGGCCTTCGCCGCCGCCGATGGCCGCTGCGAACTGCCCCTGCTGCACACCGGCGGCGGCCTGGTGGGGGGTGACGAACTGGCCATCAGCGCCGAGCTCGGCGCCGGCAGCCGGGCCCTGATCACCAGCGTGGCGGCCCAGAAGGTGTACGGAACCGTGGGCCGCTCCCGGCGGGTTCCCGCCGGCAGCTGGACCCATCAGACGCTCGATTTCCGGCTCGCCGCGGGGGCCGATCTGGAATGGCTGCCCCAGGAACTCGTGGTGTTCAGGGATGGTCTGTTCCAGCAGATCTGCCGGGTGGAGCTGGCCGACGGGGCCAGCTGGCTGGGGGCGGAGGTGGTGCGGCTGGGGCGCAGCGCCGATGGCGAGACGCTTGGATCCGGCCGCTGGCGCTCGCTGCTGGAGATCCGGCGGCAGGGCCAGTGGGAGCTCGTGGACCGGCTGGAGCTGGGCGGCGCCAGCCTGGAGAGCCCCCACGGCCTGGGGGGCCAGCCGGTGTTTGCCAGCCTGGTGTGGGCCGCCCCGGCGCCGGTGGGCGAGTCCCTGCTGGAGGCCTGCCGCGCTGAGCGGCACGGGCTGGAGGGGGAGATGGCCTGTGGACGGCTGGAGCGGGGCCTGGTGGCCCGCTACAGGGGCCGCTCCACCCAGGCGGCCCGCTTCTGGTTCACGCGTATCTGGGCCCGGATCCGGTCTGAGCGGGGGCTGGCGGCTCCGGTGTTGCCCCGGGTCTGGCCGTTCCAGGAGCAACCCCTCGACCAGGAACCGTTGCTGGCGACCGCAGCCCGCAGCTGGTGA
- the ureG gene encoding urease accessory protein UreG: MGSKLRVGVAGPVGSGKTALVDALCRRLRERLQLAVVTNDIYTQEDAQFLTRAGSLAPERIRGVETGGCPHTAIREDCSINRAAVQELEEAFPNLDLVLVESGGDNLAASFSPELVDLCIYVIDVAAGDKIPRKGGPGITRSDLLVINKIDLAPMVGASLTVMQEDTERMRGGRPWCFTNLRSGEGLDRVESFLLRQLPEPATA; encoded by the coding sequence ATGGGCAGCAAACTGCGGGTCGGGGTCGCGGGACCGGTGGGTTCGGGGAAGACGGCCCTGGTGGATGCCCTTTGCCGCCGGCTGCGGGAACGGTTGCAGCTCGCGGTCGTCACCAACGACATTTACACCCAGGAGGATGCCCAGTTCCTCACCAGAGCCGGCTCCCTGGCCCCCGAGCGCATCCGCGGAGTCGAGACCGGAGGCTGTCCCCACACCGCCATCCGTGAGGACTGCTCGATCAACCGGGCGGCGGTGCAGGAGCTGGAGGAGGCCTTCCCGAACCTCGACCTGGTCCTGGTGGAAAGCGGCGGCGACAACCTGGCGGCCAGCTTCAGTCCGGAACTGGTGGATCTCTGCATCTACGTGATCGACGTGGCCGCCGGCGACAAGATCCCCCGCAAGGGAGGGCCCGGCATCACCCGCTCCGATCTGCTGGTGATCAACAAGATCGACCTGGCGCCGATGGTGGGGGCCAGCCTGACGGTGATGCAAGAGGACACCGAACGCATGCGCGGTGGTCGCCCCTGGTGCTTCACGAATCTGCGCAGCGGTGAAGGCCTCGACAGGGTTGAGAGTTTCCTGTTGCGGCAGCTGCCGGAGCCCGCCACCGCCTGA
- the ureE gene encoding urease accessory protein UreE, producing the protein MPSPTVSEATVSDATVSDATAPLLLVRHLHQGEIPGPDPAPLPEPPLRLPLRADERTSLRGHRRSACGRDLLLQLPRGAALEPGDRLAPEAGGPLVLVEAADEPLLVVRSADPLALLQAAYHLGNRHVAMELHADQLRLGVDNVLEELLRQRGLTVERMVGPFLPEPGAYEPSGHAHGHHHGQP; encoded by the coding sequence ATGCCCAGCCCCACTGTTTCAGAGGCCACGGTTTCCGATGCCACGGTTTCCGATGCAACCGCTCCCCTGCTGCTGGTGCGGCACCTGCATCAGGGGGAGATCCCAGGGCCAGATCCAGCCCCGCTGCCGGAACCGCCGTTGCGGTTGCCGCTCCGGGCCGACGAGCGCACCAGCCTGCGGGGCCATCGCCGCAGCGCCTGTGGGCGGGACCTGCTGTTGCAGCTGCCCCGTGGCGCGGCCCTGGAGCCCGGCGACCGGCTGGCACCGGAGGCCGGTGGGCCCCTGGTGCTGGTGGAGGCCGCCGATGAGCCGCTGTTGGTGGTGCGGTCCGCCGATCCCCTGGCCCTGCTGCAGGCGGCCTATCACCTGGGCAATCGCCACGTGGCCATGGAGCTGCACGCCGACCAACTGCGCCTGGGTGTCGACAACGTGCTTGAGGAGCTGCTGCGGCAACGGGGGCTGACCGTGGAGCGGATGGTGGGGCCGTTTCTGCCGGAACCAGGGGCCTACGAACCGTCCGGCCACGCCCATGGCCACCACCATGGCCAGCCATGA
- a CDS encoding urease accessory protein UreF → MARLRLFQLVSPALPVGAFSYSEGLEALVQAGQLPDAASVRRWLEAELDRGALTIEAASLGRLMEALARWREAPGGHALQEVLELDGWLLAQREAAEVRAQQRQMGLSLLQLLADLGLPIPGERSPRLAWPAAWAWAGLALEIPPQELVEAYLYGWIATQLSAAVRLVPLGPTAAQRIQLALAPAIASRAAVLATADPEALWSGGVGAGLAQLGHGELYSRLFRS, encoded by the coding sequence ATGGCCCGGCTGCGGCTGTTCCAACTCGTCAGCCCCGCCCTGCCGGTGGGGGCCTTCAGCTATTCCGAGGGCCTGGAGGCGCTGGTGCAGGCGGGCCAGCTGCCGGACGCCGCCAGCGTGCGCCGCTGGCTGGAGGCGGAGCTGGACCGCGGCGCCCTGACGATCGAGGCGGCCAGCCTGGGCCGGCTGATGGAGGCCCTGGCCCGATGGCGTGAGGCACCGGGAGGTCACGCCTTGCAGGAGGTGCTGGAACTGGACGGCTGGCTGCTGGCCCAGCGGGAGGCGGCCGAGGTGCGGGCCCAGCAACGGCAGATGGGCCTCTCGCTGCTGCAGTTGCTGGCGGATCTGGGCCTGCCCATACCCGGGGAGCGGTCCCCGCGGCTGGCCTGGCCGGCGGCCTGGGCCTGGGCGGGTCTGGCCCTTGAGATCCCCCCCCAGGAGCTGGTGGAGGCCTACCTCTACGGCTGGATCGCCACCCAGCTCAGCGCCGCCGTGCGACTGGTGCCCCTGGGTCCCACCGCGGCCCAGCGAATACAGCTGGCCCTGGCTCCCGCCATCGCGTCACGGGCGGCGGTGCTGGCGACCGCCGATCCCGAGGCCCTCTGGAGCGGGGGGGTGGGGGCGGGCCTGGCCCAGCTGGGCCATGGTGAGCTCTACTCGCGGTTGTTCCGCAGCTGA
- a CDS encoding urea ABC transporter permease subunit UrtB, with protein MELFFSQILDGLSIGSVLLLAATGLAIVFGLMGVINLAHGEFMMLGAYVTYVVQSAFKPMGGVIFELYFPISLVLAFIVTALIGVLLERTLIRQLYGRPLETLLATWGVSLILIQLIRSVSTAMMLGIIVGVVVGFLLSKLLAAKFSEKPFFTYLNGLGWAIAIGIGLVAVNLFDQIRPLAKPWFGPRNIDVTAPKWLQGSWGMIGTIELPGLRIFIILLSALLLVATYWFLNKSVWGLRIRAVTQNRQMSNCLGIPTDRVDSITFGIGSGLAGVAGCAITLLGSVGPNLGAAYIVSCFMVIVLGGVGNLLGTVLASLLLGIIQSVIGSGTLLTIFPDMPLAAKGVIEFFATTSMSLVLVFIFIIVFLQFRPNGMFPQKGRSVDA; from the coding sequence TTGGAACTTTTCTTTTCTCAGATACTCGATGGCCTGAGCATCGGGTCAGTCCTGCTGCTTGCTGCCACGGGTTTGGCGATCGTTTTCGGGTTGATGGGCGTCATCAATCTCGCCCACGGCGAATTCATGATGCTGGGCGCCTATGTCACCTACGTGGTGCAGTCGGCCTTCAAGCCCATGGGTGGTGTGATCTTCGAACTCTACTTTCCGATCTCCTTGGTACTCGCCTTCATCGTGACGGCGCTCATCGGGGTGCTGCTGGAAAGGACATTGATTCGTCAGCTCTATGGCCGCCCGCTGGAAACCCTGCTTGCCACATGGGGCGTCAGCCTGATTCTCATCCAGCTGATCCGCAGTGTGTCCACCGCCATGATGCTGGGCATCATTGTGGGTGTGGTTGTTGGATTCCTTCTTTCCAAGCTACTCGCAGCCAAGTTTTCCGAGAAGCCTTTCTTCACCTATCTCAACGGACTTGGATGGGCGATCGCCATCGGCATTGGCCTGGTCGCCGTCAACCTGTTCGACCAGATCCGGCCCCTCGCCAAGCCCTGGTTCGGCCCTCGCAACATTGACGTGACAGCCCCCAAGTGGCTGCAGGGAAGCTGGGGAATGATCGGCACCATCGAGCTGCCAGGTCTGCGCATCTTCATCATCCTTCTGTCGGCCCTGTTGCTGGTGGCCACCTACTGGTTCCTGAACAAGAGTGTCTGGGGCCTGCGCATCCGGGCCGTCACCCAGAACCGGCAGATGAGCAACTGCCTCGGGATTCCCACCGATCGCGTCGACAGCATCACCTTCGGCATCGGCTCCGGTCTGGCCGGCGTGGCCGGCTGTGCCATCACCCTGCTGGGCTCAGTGGGCCCCAATCTCGGCGCCGCCTACATCGTGTCCTGCTTCATGGTGATCGTCCTCGGAGGGGTCGGGAATCTCCTGGGTACCGTGCTGGCCTCCCTGCTGCTGGGCATCATCCAGTCGGTGATCGGTTCGGGCACCTTGCTGACGATCTTCCCGGACATGCCCCTGGCGGCGAAAGGGGTGATCGAGTTCTTTGCCACCACCAGCATGTCCCTGGTGCTGGTGTTCATCTTCATCATCGTCTTCCTCCAGTTCCGCCCCAACGGCATGTTCCCCCAGAAGGGTCGCTCGGTCGATGCCTGA
- a CDS encoding MlaD family protein encodes MTPTAPPRRPGPQSLVFLAGAVGLLGLFVVGIARAGNWLTPSVRLQFRTLDAAGLQTGMAVRISGFAVGQVRRILLQPDAQVLVELELRDPYRSMVGRRSRAELAQVGLLGDSYIAITPDPAAVGQAPIGDGETLVFTSRPDLDDLLAEVASSRIPLQRAVSSGLSLAETRLPRSLDQLDQTLAASRRLATRLESDAQRSSGELNRTLGATRQLAQRLEGRADGTAADLSALIRRLESTETQTRPLLLQTLRELTTMAATTNRLVKTLNESWLFELIDRPGDHLKDRRP; translated from the coding sequence ATGACACCCACCGCTCCCCCGCGGCGCCCCGGTCCCCAGAGCCTGGTTTTCCTGGCGGGGGCGGTGGGGCTCCTGGGGCTGTTCGTGGTGGGGATCGCCCGTGCCGGCAACTGGCTCACCCCCAGCGTGCGCCTGCAGTTCCGCACCCTCGACGCCGCTGGCCTGCAGACAGGCATGGCGGTGCGGATCTCGGGATTCGCCGTGGGCCAGGTGCGCCGGATCCTGCTCCAACCCGATGCCCAGGTGCTGGTGGAACTGGAGCTGCGGGACCCCTACCGCTCCATGGTGGGGCGCCGCAGCCGGGCGGAACTGGCCCAGGTGGGACTCCTCGGTGACAGCTACATCGCCATCACCCCCGACCCGGCGGCGGTGGGCCAGGCGCCGATCGGGGATGGCGAGACGCTTGTGTTCACCAGTCGTCCCGATCTCGATGATCTGCTCGCTGAGGTGGCCAGCAGCCGCATCCCCCTGCAGCGGGCCGTCAGCAGTGGCCTCAGCCTGGCGGAGACCCGCCTGCCCCGCAGCCTCGACCAGCTGGACCAGACCCTGGCCGCCAGCCGCCGCCTGGCGACCCGCCTGGAGTCCGACGCCCAGCGCAGCAGCGGCGAGCTGAATCGCACGCTGGGCGCCACCCGCCAACTGGCGCAGCGCCTGGAGGGACGCGCCGATGGCACGGCCGCCGACCTCTCGGCCCTGATCCGGCGCCTGGAGAGCACCGAAACCCAGACACGCCCGCTGCTGCTCCAGACCCTGCGGGAGCTGACCACCATGGCCGCCACCACCAACCGTCTGGTCAAGACCCTCAACGAGAGCTGGCTGTTTGAGCTGATCGACCGGCCCGGGGACCATCTGAAGGACCGCAGGCCCTGA
- the urtA gene encoding urea ABC transporter substrate-binding protein: MSLHLSRRLTAALAVTAVSVTLVSCGGESGSGGNFDGEVKVGILHSLSGTMAISETTLKEVEEMAIKEINDAGGVKVGDKSYKIVAVSEDGASDWPTFAEKAQKLIDSDKVAVVFGGWTSASRKAMLPVFESKNHMLFYPIQYEGQECSRNIFYTGAVPNQQAEPAVQWLMDKFSGKLGKKVYLVGSDYVYPRTANTIIKEQMKALGGETVGEDYIPLGNTEVAPIIAKIKKAFPDGGIIINTLNGDSNVALFKQFKASGIDPAKYPIMSFSIAEEEIRQIGPEYTTGTYAAWNFFMSLDTPASKKFTADFQAMYGADRVTGDPAESAYNMVYLWKNAVEKAGTFEDLDKVRKDMIGITFAAPQGEIKMFPNHHTSERVLIGEAEANGQFKILSDSVKAIPPLPWNQFVPETKGFTCDWTQDRPDAGKFKM; encoded by the coding sequence ATGTCTCTGCATCTTTCAAGGCGACTGACAGCTGCTCTCGCCGTAACTGCTGTGAGCGTCACCCTCGTCTCCTGTGGGGGCGAGTCAGGATCAGGCGGTAATTTTGACGGCGAAGTGAAGGTTGGCATCCTTCATTCGCTGAGCGGCACCATGGCCATCTCCGAAACGACTTTGAAAGAAGTCGAGGAAATGGCCATCAAGGAAATCAATGACGCCGGCGGCGTCAAAGTTGGCGACAAGTCGTACAAGATCGTCGCCGTCTCTGAAGATGGCGCCTCCGACTGGCCCACCTTCGCCGAGAAAGCCCAGAAGCTGATCGACTCCGACAAGGTGGCCGTGGTCTTCGGCGGCTGGACCTCTGCCAGCCGCAAGGCGATGCTGCCGGTCTTCGAGTCGAAGAACCACATGCTCTTCTACCCGATCCAGTACGAGGGTCAGGAGTGCTCCAGGAACATCTTCTACACGGGCGCCGTTCCGAACCAGCAGGCCGAACCAGCCGTTCAGTGGCTGATGGACAAGTTCTCCGGCAAACTTGGCAAGAAGGTGTACCTGGTTGGCTCTGATTACGTGTACCCACGTACGGCCAACACCATCATCAAAGAGCAGATGAAGGCTCTGGGTGGTGAGACGGTCGGCGAGGATTACATCCCCCTCGGCAACACCGAGGTGGCCCCGATCATCGCCAAGATCAAGAAGGCCTTCCCGGATGGCGGGATCATCATCAACACCCTGAACGGTGACTCCAACGTCGCCCTGTTCAAACAGTTCAAGGCTTCGGGCATCGACCCGGCCAAGTACCCGATCATGTCCTTCTCCATCGCGGAAGAAGAGATTCGCCAGATCGGTCCTGAGTACACCACCGGCACCTACGCCGCCTGGAACTTCTTCATGAGCCTGGACACCCCGGCTTCCAAGAAGTTCACCGCCGACTTCCAAGCCATGTATGGCGCCGATCGGGTCACGGGTGACCCGGCCGAATCCGCCTACAACATGGTCTACCTCTGGAAGAACGCCGTCGAGAAGGCGGGAACCTTCGAAGATCTCGATAAGGTCCGTAAGGACATGATTGGGATCACCTTCGCCGCTCCCCAGGGCGAAATCAAGATGTTCCCCAACCACCACACCTCCGAGCGGGTGCTCATCGGCGAGGCGGAAGCCAACGGCCAGTTCAAGATCCTGTCCGACAGCGTCAAGGCCATCCCGCCGCTGCCCTGGAACCAGTTCGTTCCTGAGACCAAGGGCTTCACCTGCGACTGGACCCAGGATCGTCCTGACGCCGGCAAGTTCAAGATGTGA
- a CDS encoding ABC transporter substrate-binding protein, which produces MPIADRISRRRALHLLGGGTAAGVLLAAGCTRRSRPPGPPRLGLLQYVRGAAPDAARRGFVQALARGGFQPPANLTLQERFAEGSTATSRAQVIALLEAGVDMLVAIGTPPLAAILAVAPARVPVVFAYCSNPWGAGAGTSYTHHRPNVVGTVSTSPLAEQLELARRISPGLSSVGLVFNPSEANASFEAELLRREATQQSIAVVIEPVSGPGEVARAANALAAHRVGALVRVGDYATGVGFAALAAAGLRHRLPVYSVDPSDITTRGCLAVVGWDPEADGALAGDLAVKVLRGRSPADLPFEPVTQKLLLLNRRTARAIGVTFPPELLRQADRLVG; this is translated from the coding sequence ATGCCAATCGCGGACAGGATCAGCCGGCGACGGGCCCTGCACCTGCTGGGCGGCGGCACCGCCGCCGGGGTCCTCCTGGCCGCTGGCTGCACCCGCCGCTCCCGCCCCCCGGGCCCGCCCCGCCTCGGGCTGCTCCAGTACGTGCGGGGTGCCGCGCCTGATGCGGCCCGCCGCGGGTTCGTGCAGGCCCTGGCCAGGGGCGGCTTCCAGCCGCCAGCCAACCTGACCCTGCAGGAGCGCTTCGCCGAAGGCAGCACGGCCACCAGCCGCGCCCAGGTGATCGCCCTGCTGGAGGCCGGGGTCGACATGCTGGTGGCCATCGGCACCCCGCCCCTGGCGGCGATCCTGGCCGTCGCCCCCGCCCGGGTGCCGGTGGTGTTCGCCTACTGCTCCAACCCCTGGGGGGCCGGGGCCGGCACCAGCTACACCCATCACCGGCCCAACGTGGTGGGCACGGTCAGCACCAGCCCCCTCGCTGAACAGCTCGAGCTGGCCCGCCGGATCAGCCCCGGCCTGTCGAGCGTCGGGCTCGTCTTCAACCCCTCCGAGGCCAATGCCAGCTTCGAGGCGGAGTTGCTGCGCCGGGAAGCGACTCAGCAGTCCATCGCGGTCGTGATCGAGCCGGTCTCCGGGCCGGGGGAGGTGGCCCGTGCCGCCAACGCGCTGGCCGCCCACCGGGTGGGAGCCCTGGTGCGGGTGGGCGACTACGCCACCGGCGTGGGCTTCGCCGCCCTGGCGGCGGCAGGTCTGCGCCATCGCCTGCCGGTCTATTCCGTCGATCCCTCCGACATCACCACGCGGGGCTGCCTGGCCGTCGTGGGCTGGGATCCGGAGGCCGATGGGGCCCTGGCCGGAGATCTGGCGGTCAAGGTGCTGCGGGGCCGCTCGCCCGCCGACCTGCCCTTCGAACCGGTGACCCAGAAGCTCCTGCTGCTGAATCGCCGCACGGCACGGGCGATCGGGGTGACGTTCCCACCCGAGCTGCTGCGCCAGGCCGACCGGCTGGTGGGCTGA